The proteins below come from a single Eriocheir sinensis breed Jianghai 21 chromosome 11, ASM2467909v1, whole genome shotgun sequence genomic window:
- the LOC126996901 gene encoding uncharacterized protein LOC126996901: MQFSGIENMLENATESEMENATLIPEEAGITEPQLVPLDTFIGLILAFSSCLFIGISVIFKKLALRDIEAHGGTRAVDGGYGYLRLPKWWLGISLMGLGELTNFVAYIFAPAILVTPLGVFSIVCTATLSPYFLKERLGRLGKLGCVLVLVGCIIVTLCGPKDREIASMEELQSQLLHPGFLVYASIVVLVSALFMALVPRYGHRYVLLYITICSSFGSLSVMFCKGVGLALKQTIGGSNEFTNWATWVCLVALIACLLVETIYMQRALDLFNSSLFMSVNYVLFTSLVIVASSILYTELREIGVKNIILTLLGFIVNIAALYLMHLDREDNTPPPAEEEHCENPASPQKTKAQLPGPEQNTPLLGRAPASPLAGLNLPHTMFPAKTNSCMSLISQTSLPNHASGDNHNASDIHDADNDGNTRQHTRHRKGTNPTEEAPPNNKNYNNNNNHKNNNNNHRNNPPPDLGERTQGYLCEVPLLTELRTSTKLASSTTLPDRPCDNNSITSSANRRGSYSSSISTSSSSSSKSSRSGNNNSALNINTTNGNNNNSGRLGDTNTHLEEVEDHGNITIEQQQMLV, translated from the exons ATGCAGTTCTCAGGGATCGAGAACATGCTGGAGAACGCGACGGAGAGCGAGATGGAGAACGCAACACTGATACCAGAAGAGGCCGGCATCACAGAGCCCCAGCTGGTCCCCCTCGACACCTTCATCGGCCTCAtcctcgccttctcctcctgcctcttcATCGGCATCTCCGTCATCTTCAAGAAACTCGCGCTCAGGGACATTGAG GCTCACGGGGGGACGCGGGCGGTGGACGGAGGCTACGGATACCTGAGACTGCCCAAGTGGTGGTTGGGGATATCTCTTATGGGTCTCGGCGAGCTCACCAACTTCGTGGCCTACATCTTCGCCCCGGCCATCCTAGTGACGCCTCTGGGGGTGTTTTCCATCGTCTGTACGGCTACCCTTTCGCCTTACTTCCTCAAGGAGCGTCTGGGTAGGCTGGGTAAGCTGGGATGTGTTCTAGTGCTGGTGGGCTGCATCATCGTGACGCTCTGTGGCCCTAAGGATCGGGAGATTGCCAGTATGGAAGAGCTCCAGTCCCAGTTACTCCACCCCGGCTTTCTCGTGTATGCCTCGATAGTGGTCCTGGTCTCGGCTCTCTTCATGGCCCTGGTGCCTCGCTACGGTCACCGCTATGTCCTGCTGTACATCACAATTTGCTCCTCCTTTGGGTCCCTCTCCGTCATGTTCTGTAAGGGCGTGGGACTGGCGCTGAAGCAGACCATCGGTGGGAGTAATGAGTTCACGAATTGGGCCACGTGGGTGTGTCTCGTGGCCCTGATCGCCTGTTTGCTGGTGGAGACCATCTACATGCAGCGGGCTCTGGATCTCTTCAACAGCTCCCTCTTCATGTCCGTCAACTACGTCCTCTTCACCTCACTGGTCATCGTCGCGTCGTCCATCCTGTACACGGAGCTGCGGGAGATCGGCGTCAAGAACATCATCCTCACACTTCTCGGCTTCATCGTCAACATCGCCGCTTTGTACCTCATGCACCTGGACCGCGAGGACAACACGCCGCCGCCGGCCGAAGAAGAGCACTGCGAAAACCCCGCCTCGCCGCAGAAGACCAAGGCGCAGCTGCCGGGGCCTGAGCAGAACACCCCGCTGCTGGGCCGTGCTCCAGCCTCCCCTCTGGCGGGTCTCAACCTCCCGCACACTATGTTCCCGGCCAAGACCAACTCCTGCATGTCGCTCATCAGCCAGACGTCCTTGCCGAACCACGCGAGCGGCGACAACCACAACGCATCGGACATCCACGACGCAGACAATGACGGAAACACTCGCCAACACACGCGACACCGGAAGGGAACTAACCCCACCGAAGAAGCTCCACCCAATAACAagaactacaacaacaataacaaccacaagaacaacaataacaaccacagAAACAACCCTCCACCAGACCTAGGGGAACGGACCCAGGGATATCTCTGCGAAGTCCCTCTCCTGACCGAACTCCGCACCTCGACCAAGCTCGCCTCCTCGACCACATTGCCGGACAGACCTTGCGACAACAACTCCATCACCAGCAGCGCCAACAGAAGGGGTAGTTACAGTAGCAGCATCAGcaccagtagcagcagtagtagtaagagcAGCAGGAGTGGTAACAATAACAGTGCCTTGAATATTAACACCACCAAtggaaataacaataacagtggTCGGTTAGGGGATACGAATACGCATTTAGAGGAAGTTGAAGATCATGGTAACATAACGATTGAGCAGCAGCAGATGTTGGTgtga
- the LOC126996906 gene encoding serine/threonine-protein kinase TBK1-like: protein MKHLRDNNLVHRDLKPGNIMKFIDIDGSTIYKLTDFGAARELQDDQQFMSLYGTEEYLHPDMYERAVLRKPVGKTFGARVDLWSIGVTLYHVATGMLPFRPYGGRRNKETMYHITTEKAPGVISGVQTSENGPIEWCTSLPETCQLSLGLRKLVTPLLAGLLEVDPQRMWNFERFFQEVTMILSRKVVHVFLVNKVQPLTVYMDPEHRYEELQYLVCEQTDMNPVNQLLLYDNKHFSSVVAMDQPASSYPSSTPRSPLALFSKQDDDVTLTLPETPAVKFGSFPALVSVEHDATVGKSLCAVGHAVKRKIDYFSKCVFLIEYSVLMFIEVIVQELTSLKSQLAHVQALTAAVSDRFSQLVANHRRFLMLTQMCGGNQDVSTQALRERMEDLVNNKVDTEKANHSHPSPGRLEELVQGAGAEDRGVRDSLNAIVPMVNQLFERVVSGGQLRRQWQQVRSDAAAVERAPNKAATLVNKLRESWQHLLRDRAARTLTFNDEQFHLLEKMKMKETAKSLETLLASVTATLHGTTDHLADWCKVAKVQRVQTEIEKADVEKHEALLATFQATLGDTEESYHLTLSELLASIKDRKLQDDARLQVEGGEESSDTRSSIRTTDSKDTKKAKKDSINHSRVRVSLQEMLETQEKAMKLVQENGTILERFGRLTELTKP from the exons ATGAAGCACCTCAGAGACAACAACTTGGTGCACCGTGATCTCAAGCCGGGCAACATCATGAAGTTCATCGACATCGACGGCTCCACCATCTACAAGCTGACGGACTTTGGCGCGGCGAGAGAGCTCCAGGACGACCAGCAGTTCATGTCTCTCTACGGCACAGAGGAATACCTG CACCCAGACATGTACGAGCGAGCCGTGCTGAGGAAGCCTGTTGGGAAGACCTTTGGTGCTCGGGTGGACTTGTGGTCGATAG GTGTGACACTTTACCATGTGGCAACGGGAATGCTGCCCTTCCGTCCCTATGGTGGGCGCCGCAACAAGGAGACCATGTACCATATCACCACGGAGAAGGCGCCGGGGGTCATCTCAGGGGTGCAGACCTCGGAGAACGGGCCCATTGAGTGGTGCACGTCCTTGCCGGAAACCTGTCAGTTGAGCCT GGGCCTGAGGAAGCTGGTGACCCCTCTGCTGGCCGGTCTCCTTGAGGTTGACCCGCAGCGTATGTGGAACTTCGAGAGGTTCTTCCAGGAGGTGACGATGATACTCAGCCGGAAGGTGGTGCATGTGTTCCTGGTCAATAAGGTCCAGCCACTCACTGTCTACATGGACCCAGAACATAG GTATGAGGAGCTTCAGTACCTCGTATGTGAGCAGACAGACATGAACCCGGTGAACCAGCTCCTCCTCTACGACAACAAGCACTTCAGTTCTGTGGTGGCCATGGACCAGCccgcctcctcctacccctcctccacccctcgctCCCCCCTGGCCCTCTTCTCTAAGCAGGACGATGATGTTACGCTTACCTTGCCTGAGACACCTG CGGTCAAATTTGGCAGCTTCCCGGCGTTGGTGAGTGTGGAGCATGACGCCACGGTAGGCAAGTCCCTCTGTGCAGTTGGCCACGCAGTCAAGCGCAAGATCGATTACTTTTCGAAGTGCGTCTTTCTCATTGAATACAGCGTCCTTATGTTCAT TGAGGTCATCGTGCAGGAGCTGACGAGCCTCAAGTCCCAGCTGGCCCACGTGCAGGCCCTCACCGCCGCCGTGAGTGACCGCTTCAGCCAGCTCGTAGCCAACCACCGCAGGTTCCTCATGCTGACCCAGATGTGCGGCGGCAACCAGGACGTCTCAACCCAGGCACTGAGGGAGCGTATGGAGGACCTGGTCAACAACAAAGTGGATACGGAGAAAGCG AACCACTCGCACCCTTCGCCCGGGAGGTTGGAGGAGCTGGTGCAAGGTGCTGGGGCGGAGGACAGGGGG gtacgtGACTCCCTGAACGCAATCGTCCCCATGGTGAACCAGCTGTTCGAGAGGGTGGTGAGCGGCGGGCAGCTGCGGCGACAGTGGCAGCAGGTCAGGAGCGACGCAGCGGCGGTGGAGCGAGCGCCCAACAAGGCCGCCACACTAGTCAACAAGCTGAGGGAGTCCTGGCAACACCTACTCAGAGACAGAGCTGCCAGga CCTTGACTTTCAACGACGAGCAGTTCCACCTCctggagaagatgaagatgaaggagactgCCAAGAGCCTGGAGACACTGCTGGCCTCGGTGACGGCCACGCTCCACGGCACCACCGACCACCTGGCAGACTGGTGCAA GGTGGCCAAGGTACAGCGCGTCCAGACAGAGATTGAAAAGGCAGACGTTGAGAAGCACGAGGCACTCCTGGCCACCTTCCAAGCCACACTGGGGGACACGGAGGAGAGCTACCACCTCACCCTCTCGGAGCTTCTGGCATCGATAAAAGACAGAAAGCTGCAGGACgacgccaggcttcaggtggag GGCGGCGAGGAAAGCAGTGACACCCGCAGCTCCATTAGAACGACCGACTCCAAGGACACGAAGAAGGCCAAGAAAGACTCCATCAACCATTCCAGAGTTAGAGTATC GTTGCAGGAGATGTTGGAGACTCAGGAAAAGGCGATGAAGCTGGTGCAGGAGAACGGGACAATACTTGAGAGGTTTGGGCGCCTCACAGAGCTCACCAAGCCCTGA
- the LOC126997188 gene encoding uncharacterized protein LOC126997188 has product MAPSLLPPVLLLLASAVPAPGGSPRPVMALRCLADIFITPFEGSKIIDSEIVEDYMHKHLYVYPERGFRGVSLVEWDDRQPAWFPLSDCLPQGSWWKLLLEVKKLKFGYGEVRFELQIKSGTCSFKCFTITDDFPGWLSFFIEAHGPSRWSHNEPLSCPVGEVKNGLARGNSPISHCKDFLNTKNTTPTTTTTTTTTTTTATTTTTTATTTTTTTTTTTTTTATTTTPKPAATLSATAPPDATHTATWLSTEVVIIMVLVAAVMVMAALVVLLVKRFRQRRNTVEEPNYHNNVVDPPPPIVPPRQRADASQGMRTEAEDEENVYDEIEDFAQRWAFVAGPTRAGMRQNAEQDDGCLRMSRSLYEDDGYLTPRPAPV; this is encoded by the exons ATGGCGCCGTCGCTGCTCCCACCCGTTCTTCTGCTTCTGGCCTCGGCGGTGCCTGCGCCAGGAGGTTCTCCCAGGCCCGTCATGGCCCTGAGGTGCCTTGCCGACATATTCATCACACCATTTGAGGGTTCCAAGATCATTGACTCTGAAATTGTGGAAGACTACATGCACAAGCATTTGTATGTGTACCCCGAGCGAGGCTTTCGGGGCGTCAGTCTTGTGGAATGGGATGACCGCCAACCCGCATGGTTCCCGCTGAGCGACTGCCTTCCTCAGGGGTCGTGGTGGAAGCTCCTGTTGGAGGTGAAGAAGCTCAAGTTTGGCTATGGGGAGGTGCGTTTTGAGCTTCAGATAAAGAGTGGTACGTGCAGTTTCAAGTGCTTCACCATAACTGACGACTTTCCTGGCTGGCTGTCTTTTTTTATTGAGGCTCACGGCCCCTCGAGGTGGAGTCATAACGAACCTTTGTCTTGCCCCGTTGGCGAGGTAAAAAATGGACTTGCACGGGGGAACTCTCCTATCTCCCACTGCAAGGATTTTCTAAACACGAAGAATActacacccaccactaccaccaccaccaccactaccactaccaccgccaccactaccaccaccaccgccaccactaccaccaccaccaccactacaactacaactaccaccgccaccaccaccacccctaagcCTGCAGCCACACTCTCCGCCACAGCCCCTCCCGATGCAACGCACACAGCAACTTGGCTATCTACGGAGGTTGTGATAATCATGGTGTTGGTGgcggcagtgatggtgatggctgcattggtggtgctgctggtgaaGCGTTTCCGGCAGCGAAGGAACACTGTGGAAG AGCCCAATTACCACAACAACGTGGTGGACCCTCCCCCACCCATCGTCCCGCCACGTCAGCGAGCGGACGCCTCCCAGGGCATGAGGACCGAGGCTGAGGACGAGGAGAATGTATATGATGAGATTGAGGACTTTGCGCAGCGCTGGGCCTTCGTGGCGGGACCTACAAGAGCAGGGATGAGACAAAACGCAGAACAAGACGATGGCTGCTTGAGGATGAGCAGGTCTTTGTACGAGGATGATGGGTACCTAACCCCGAGGCCGGCTCCCGTATAA